A part of Rhinolophus ferrumequinum isolate MPI-CBG mRhiFer1 chromosome 11, mRhiFer1_v1.p, whole genome shotgun sequence genomic DNA contains:
- the LOC117029725 gene encoding olfactory receptor 52K1-like, which produces MSSCNNSIPQPLIFVLAGIPGLESSHGWFSVPFFLVFVIAVIGNATILCIIWVEKGLHEPMFLLLAMLSVVDLSLVSVVVPRMLGIFWMHAKEISFNVCLTQMFFIPSFYVMESGILSAMAFDRFVAIWHPLRYTTILSHNMLVKMSLAILARAATLLTPAPILAKRLESFQTHIIAYSYCAYMAVVQIACGDISDHIVYGLMVIVASVGFDLFFIILSYGLILHAVFRIPSREARSKALSTCGSHFCVIALFYSPVVFSVLAQILGYHMAPHLQIIIDNLYFLVPPMLNPLIYGARTKQMREWVLRILQSWRPRLIIPEVDRRPGI; this is translated from the coding sequence ATGTCCTCTTGCAACAACTCCATTCCTCAGCCCTTGATATTTGTCCTGGCTGGAATTCCTGGCCTGGAATCTTCCCATGGCTggttctctgtgccttttttcttGGTCTTTGTCATTGCAGTCATTGGCAATGCCACCATCTTATGTATCATCTGGGTGGAGAAGGGTCTTCATGAACCCATGTTTCTCCTCCTGGCCATGCTGTCAGTTGTTGACCTGTCCCTGGTCAGTGTCGTTGTGCCCCGCATGCTGGGTATCTTCTGGATGCATGCCAAAGAAATCAGCTTCAATGTTTGCCTCACACAGATGTTTTTTATCCCTTCCTTTTATGTCATGGAGTCTGGGATCCTCTCGGCCATGGCTTTTGACAGATTTGTGGCTATCTGGCACCCTCTGAGATATACAACCATTCTTTCTCACAACATGCTTGTGAAGATGTCACTGGCTATCCTGGCAAGGGCAGCAACATTGCTGACCCCAGCACCCATCCTGGCAAAAAGGCTGGAAAGCTTCCAAACCCACATCATTGCTTACTCCTACTGTGCCTACATGGCTGTGGTTCAGATAGCCTGTGGAGACATCTCTGACCACATTGTCTACGGCCTCATGGTTATTGTAGCGTCTGTGGGATTTGATCTGTTTTTCATCATTCTGTCATACGGGCTCATCCTTCATGCTGTCTTTCGGATTCCGTCTAGGGAGGCACGGAGCAAAGCTCTCAGCACATGTGGCTCTCATTTTTGTGTCATTGCTCTTTTTTATTCTCCTGTTGTCTTTTCTGTCCTGGCCCAGATTTTAGGCTACCATATGGCTCCCCATCTACAAATTATCATAGACAATCTCTACTTCCTGGTGCCTCCCATGCTCAACCCCTTGATATATGGGGCCCGGACCAAGCAAATGCGAGAGTGGGTGCTGCGGATTCTGCAGTCATGGAGACCAAGGTTAATAATACCAGAGGTGGACAGGAGACCTGGTATATAG